A genomic region of Aeropyrum pernix K1 contains the following coding sequences:
- a CDS encoding ATP-binding cassette domain-containing protein — MTVRGRLRDVTLSIPRGVTAILGANGSGKTTLLKLAARLLKPDRGSVEGPRRVGAALQNPYLGFLGPTVAEDLARTAGGRGEALKLLREAGLEYASERSPYTLSMGEARILSVLMAISWGPEAVVIDEPTSGLDGSGKRWLASLIARLGVPVLVAGHDIDFAAAVAGWAVILRDGRVRVSGDMERVLRMLPEETGLGLEPGPAVKAALERGLDPLCTARCVLGVTR; from the coding sequence GTGACGGTTAGGGGGAGGCTTAGGGATGTGACGCTCTCAATACCCCGAGGCGTAACAGCCATTCTGGGAGCCAACGGGAGCGGCAAGACCACACTCCTAAAACTCGCCGCAAGGCTGCTCAAGCCGGATAGGGGCAGCGTCGAGGGGCCCAGGAGGGTGGGGGCGGCGCTACAGAACCCCTACCTAGGCTTCCTAGGCCCTACAGTGGCTGAGGACCTCGCCAGGACTGCGGGCGGGAGGGGAGAGGCGCTTAAGCTGCTGAGGGAGGCGGGACTAGAGTACGCTTCGGAGAGGAGTCCATACACGCTCAGCATGGGGGAGGCCAGGATACTCTCAGTCCTCATGGCCATATCTTGGGGGCCGGAGGCGGTGGTTATCGACGAGCCTACAAGCGGTCTGGACGGTAGTGGGAAGAGGTGGCTGGCAAGCCTCATAGCTAGGCTGGGCGTGCCTGTCCTCGTTGCGGGCCACGACATAGATTTCGCTGCAGCCGTGGCGGGCTGGGCCGTCATCCTAAGGGACGGCAGGGTTAGGGTTTCGGGTGATATGGAGAGGGTTCTACGGATGCTACCGGAGGAGACCGGTCTGGGGCTTGAGCCTGGGCCTGCGGTTAAGGCTGCTCTGGAGCGGGGTCTAGACCCTCTCTGCACTGCCAGGTGCGTTTTAGGTGTCACGCGGTGA
- a CDS encoding ABC transporter ATP-binding protein: MVRLRDVWYRYPGGGWVLRGVSLEAPRGITLLAGPTGGGKSTILRVAAGLATRIYGGYLRGEVEARGKPVLVPQDYDLFILSLTPREELEYCYEASGLPPWEARREAVRLAEELGIEDLLDRRVSKLSAGERQRVAIASALALGAEVLLMDEPLAYQDPLGVESLIRLLRRLDVEGVVVAEHRVHYLLPAASSVYLVYDGRAKQLGPGEAVEVLAGILEPGLRGVDGCEYGCSEG, translated from the coding sequence GTGGTCCGCCTCAGGGATGTTTGGTACCGCTACCCTGGTGGCGGGTGGGTTTTGAGGGGCGTCAGCCTAGAGGCTCCCCGGGGTATAACGCTTCTCGCCGGCCCCACGGGGGGCGGGAAGTCTACGATACTAAGGGTTGCCGCGGGGCTGGCCACAAGGATATATGGGGGTTATTTGAGAGGGGAGGTGGAGGCCCGTGGTAAGCCCGTGCTAGTCCCCCAGGATTACGATCTCTTCATACTCTCGCTCACACCCAGGGAGGAGCTGGAGTACTGCTACGAGGCCTCGGGGCTCCCGCCCTGGGAGGCTAGGAGGGAGGCTGTGAGGCTCGCCGAGGAGCTCGGCATCGAGGACCTCCTGGACAGAAGGGTCTCCAAACTCTCCGCGGGAGAGAGGCAGAGGGTCGCCATAGCAAGCGCCCTAGCGCTGGGTGCCGAGGTGCTGCTTATGGACGAGCCCCTCGCCTACCAGGACCCCCTCGGGGTTGAGAGCCTGATCAGGCTGCTGCGAAGGCTGGACGTTGAGGGAGTGGTTGTGGCGGAGCATAGGGTCCACTATCTCCTGCCTGCCGCCAGCAGCGTGTACCTCGTGTACGACGGAAGGGCCAAGCAGCTTGGGCCTGGTGAGGCGGTCGAGGTCCTGGCGGGCATTCTGGAGCCCGGCCTGCGGGGTGTTGATGGTTGCGAGTATGGGTGTTCCGAGGGGTGA
- the thiW gene encoding energy coupling factor transporter S component ThiW — protein MSLSHLGPERKLALAAILGGLAVALSVIRIDVGPTKALPWQHMVNVVAGVTLGPWWASGLALAVGLVRMALGIGTVYSIPGGIPGALLVGLGAVALLRLGRSPLPAGLLEPLGTAVIGFLLALYVFAPLMGDVEAWRSALTVIWLGWLSSTLIGTTLGLAALVALERSGVVRLRPPDSGGAGEG, from the coding sequence GTGAGCCTCAGCCATCTCGGGCCTGAGAGGAAGCTTGCCCTTGCCGCCATTTTAGGCGGGCTTGCGGTCGCCCTCAGCGTCATAAGGATTGATGTGGGGCCTACTAAGGCTTTGCCGTGGCAGCACATGGTGAACGTGGTTGCAGGTGTCACCCTCGGGCCATGGTGGGCTAGCGGTCTCGCCCTTGCCGTGGGTCTTGTTAGGATGGCTCTTGGCATTGGGACTGTGTACAGCATCCCAGGCGGCATACCTGGGGCTCTCCTTGTGGGTTTGGGTGCAGTAGCCCTTCTGAGGCTGGGGAGGAGCCCCCTACCTGCGGGGCTCCTGGAGCCCCTCGGCACTGCTGTCATAGGATTCCTCCTGGCGCTCTACGTTTTCGCCCCCCTCATGGGGGATGTGGAGGCCTGGAGGAGCGCACTAACCGTTATATGGCTGGGCTGGCTTTCTAGCACACTCATAGGAACTACCCTCGGTTTGGCGGCGCTCGTCGCGTTGGAGAGGAGCGGTGTTGTACGGCTCAGGCCTCCTGATAGTGGGGGAGCAGGGGAGGGGTAA
- a CDS encoding winged helix-turn-helix domain-containing protein codes for MQFLNKLITLYERDPKIKILLYLADLAEPSSIRRISRNVGMSHKNVIKHLKALENIGLVEVAYKQSNLTLYKLSEHSRLWTLQFIKCRLYNAITDEIVV; via the coding sequence ATGCAGTTTCTTAACAAGCTCATAACACTCTATGAAAGAGACCCCAAGATAAAAATCCTCCTCTACTTAGCAGATTTGGCAGAACCGTCCTCCATTAGGAGGATTTCAAGGAACGTAGGGATGAGCCATAAAAACGTGATTAAACATTTGAAGGCGTTGGAGAATATAGGCCTAGTTGAGGTGGCATATAAACAATCTAACCTTACCTTGTATAAGCTATCGGAACACTCTAGATTATGGACACTACAGTTTATAAAGTGTAGACTCTACAATGCTATCACAGATGAAATAGTAGTTTAA
- a CDS encoding MATE family efflux transporter encodes MDREALDRKRTWVTQGPIVKVILALATPIVAARLLAATQESVDAIFLGRVSTEDLAAPAAASPLLWLFAGLGIGINTTLSALVSQAIGARDYASAQRYASKLLGATLMLGAASALAIILTAETVFILQGFQGRSLEVALAYTLVEAVGMPFMLALFYFNAVMAASGDTRTPFKVSALSSILNVILDPILIFGLILLPPLGAVGAAVATVLARAAAVSIAFYLLLRGAPGFRVKPSMPDRQLIGHILRIGGPVSLQRLVVSMGFLVMMGIVARLGAPVVAAYNVSLVIIHIVQSATFGFNIATATVVGQNLGASNISRAVRAAYTGVALVFGLLSIGAVAIVGGRSMLVSLFTSIEEVQFYAERMISIVALGMPFLGAFFTAMGVARGSGRTAFISALGIARLWLLRIPAAYTLVYIYSLGDMGVWLAMTLSNIIAGTLAIAWVAGRTWAKPIVKRVPPEPLGEKPPAIPEPAINR; translated from the coding sequence TTGGATAGGGAAGCCCTCGACAGGAAGAGAACATGGGTTACCCAGGGGCCTATCGTGAAGGTGATACTGGCTCTAGCCACCCCTATAGTGGCGGCCAGGCTGTTGGCGGCTACTCAGGAGAGCGTCGACGCCATATTCCTAGGGAGGGTCAGCACGGAGGACCTGGCAGCGCCCGCCGCCGCCAGCCCCCTCCTATGGCTCTTCGCCGGCCTAGGGATTGGCATAAACACAACCCTCTCCGCACTGGTATCACAGGCCATAGGGGCCAGGGACTATGCGTCGGCCCAGAGATACGCGTCGAAGCTCCTCGGCGCCACCCTAATGCTCGGCGCGGCAAGCGCCCTAGCAATAATCCTCACCGCGGAGACAGTGTTTATCCTACAGGGCTTTCAAGGCAGAAGCCTGGAGGTGGCCCTGGCTTACACCCTCGTGGAAGCCGTGGGAATGCCCTTCATGCTCGCCCTATTCTACTTCAACGCAGTGATGGCCGCGTCAGGCGATACGAGGACGCCCTTCAAGGTTTCAGCCCTATCAAGCATACTCAACGTGATACTCGACCCTATACTCATATTCGGCCTCATCCTACTACCGCCCCTGGGCGCTGTTGGCGCTGCGGTGGCAACCGTGCTGGCTAGAGCGGCAGCCGTGTCTATAGCATTCTACCTGCTCCTAAGGGGCGCCCCCGGCTTTAGAGTGAAGCCCAGCATGCCGGACCGGCAGCTTATAGGGCATATACTGCGGATAGGCGGCCCCGTCTCCCTCCAGAGGCTAGTTGTGAGCATGGGATTCCTCGTCATGATGGGTATTGTAGCCAGGCTTGGGGCTCCCGTGGTGGCTGCGTATAACGTATCGCTCGTCATAATACACATAGTCCAGTCAGCCACCTTCGGCTTCAACATAGCAACAGCGACCGTTGTAGGCCAGAACCTCGGAGCCAGCAACATCTCGAGGGCCGTCAGGGCGGCATACACTGGTGTGGCTCTCGTGTTTGGCCTGCTCTCAATAGGAGCCGTGGCTATAGTAGGCGGTAGGAGCATGCTCGTGTCCCTCTTCACAAGCATAGAGGAAGTCCAGTTCTACGCTGAGCGCATGATATCGATAGTAGCCCTGGGCATGCCGTTCCTAGGAGCGTTCTTCACCGCAATGGGCGTAGCCAGGGGGAGCGGTAGGACCGCGTTCATCTCAGCACTGGGAATAGCCAGGCTCTGGCTACTCCGCATACCAGCAGCCTACACGCTAGTCTACATATACTCGTTAGGGGACATGGGTGTGTGGCTGGCCATGACCCTGAGCAACATAATAGCGGGAACACTAGCAATAGCCTGGGTAGCAGGCAGGACATGGGCGAAGCCTATAGTAAAGCGGGTCCCGCCAGAACCCCTCGGCGAGAAGCCCCCGGCCATACCAGAGCCTGCCATAAACAGGTAG
- a CDS encoding electron transfer flavoprotein subunit beta/FixA family protein, which translates to MGLRIVVGFKWVPNTQAVRIDPKTGTLIRQGVPSIINPPDLAAVELALRLRDEYGGEVIAVTMGPPPALKGLEHLIGMGVDYGYMFSDRAFAGADTLATSYVLSEGIKYIERERGRVDLALFGQETIDSSTAHIGAQVASWLQWPYIYYVRKAAVDGGKLVAERIVENYVETYELPLPAVASVAIRAFKPREVTLSGKLRFKKEKPYKIVSNKELGLDPRCVGLKGSPTIVAKVTYLPEIPRRAEVYKPRDPRDGARWLLRKLLTDSETRDLILKALWGG; encoded by the coding sequence ATGGGGCTGCGAATAGTTGTGGGTTTCAAATGGGTGCCTAACACACAGGCTGTGAGGATCGATCCTAAAACTGGAACTCTCATTAGGCAGGGCGTCCCGAGCATAATCAACCCTCCAGACCTTGCTGCCGTGGAGCTCGCTCTACGGCTTAGGGATGAGTACGGCGGCGAGGTTATCGCAGTTACTATGGGCCCGCCCCCCGCCCTAAAGGGGCTGGAGCATCTGATAGGCATGGGGGTCGACTATGGCTACATGTTCAGCGATAGGGCTTTCGCAGGCGCCGATACACTGGCCACTAGCTACGTCTTGTCGGAGGGCATAAAGTACATTGAGAGGGAGAGGGGGAGGGTCGATCTAGCCCTCTTCGGTCAGGAGACTATCGACTCGAGCACCGCCCACATCGGAGCACAGGTCGCTAGCTGGCTTCAGTGGCCCTATATATACTATGTGAGGAAGGCCGCCGTGGACGGCGGGAAGCTGGTGGCTGAGAGGATCGTGGAGAACTATGTCGAAACCTATGAGCTACCCCTCCCGGCGGTCGCTTCGGTGGCGATCAGAGCCTTCAAACCCCGGGAGGTCACTCTATCCGGGAAGCTCAGGTTCAAGAAGGAGAAGCCCTACAAGATAGTGTCCAACAAGGAGCTCGGGCTCGACCCCAGGTGCGTCGGCCTCAAGGGAAGCCCCACCATCGTCGCCAAGGTAACCTACCTACCGGAGATCCCGAGAAGGGCTGAGGTGTATAAGCCGAGGGATCCGAGGGACGGTGCCAGGTGGCTTCTGAGGAAGCTTTTGACGGATAGCGAGACACGGGACCTCATACTCAAGGCTCTATGGGGAGGTTGA
- a CDS encoding electron transfer flavoprotein subunit alpha/FixB family protein, whose amino-acid sequence MGRVECEKICSLWPCEQPEEFRNVWVVAELDEQGVSEASLQMLTPARRIADKLGESVVGVIAGPPGSSQLAVEMVERGADEVIVVEHERLSEYYPDVVGSVIVELSLKYKPSVILFAATARGREMAPYVANTLKTGITADCTDFDVDPKTRDVLLIRPPFSAIMLAYIRTPFRRPQIGTARPNVFPLPERQPGRQGRIVREEVEPPEPMARLVNRVRIPRSEVPIEKAEVIVSGGRGLGTPEGFRVLEELASLLGGVIAGSRKAVDAGWIPPERQVGQTGKSVKPILYIAVGISGSAQHMVGVREARRIVAINIDENAPIIRQADYSLIADYREVIPALIEELRRLKEERSRYLEELLGPEALRTAPQGGGS is encoded by the coding sequence GTGGGTAGGGTGGAATGCGAGAAAATATGCAGTCTATGGCCCTGCGAGCAGCCTGAGGAGTTCAGGAACGTATGGGTTGTTGCAGAGCTGGACGAGCAGGGCGTAAGCGAGGCGAGCCTCCAGATGCTCACACCGGCTAGGAGGATCGCTGATAAGCTGGGTGAGAGTGTTGTGGGTGTGATAGCAGGGCCCCCGGGCTCGAGCCAGCTGGCTGTGGAGATGGTTGAGAGGGGTGCCGACGAGGTTATAGTTGTCGAGCATGAGAGGCTCTCCGAGTACTACCCTGACGTTGTGGGGAGCGTTATTGTGGAGCTGTCCCTCAAATACAAGCCCTCGGTTATACTGTTCGCAGCCACAGCCAGGGGAAGGGAGATGGCGCCGTACGTGGCTAACACACTAAAGACGGGTATAACAGCGGACTGCACAGACTTCGACGTAGACCCCAAAACCAGGGACGTCCTGCTCATAAGACCGCCCTTCTCCGCTATAATGCTAGCCTACATCAGGACCCCCTTCAGAAGGCCTCAGATAGGGACTGCGAGGCCCAACGTATTCCCGCTCCCGGAGAGGCAGCCCGGGAGGCAGGGCAGGATTGTGAGAGAAGAGGTTGAACCGCCCGAGCCAATGGCAAGGCTAGTGAACAGGGTCAGGATACCCAGGAGTGAGGTGCCTATCGAGAAGGCCGAGGTCATAGTCTCGGGTGGCAGGGGCTTGGGGACTCCCGAAGGCTTCAGGGTGCTCGAGGAGCTGGCCTCTCTCCTCGGAGGGGTTATAGCTGGCTCGAGGAAGGCTGTTGACGCGGGCTGGATACCGCCGGAGAGGCAGGTGGGCCAGACTGGCAAGAGCGTGAAGCCCATCCTCTACATAGCGGTTGGTATAAGCGGCTCTGCACAGCACATGGTAGGCGTGAGGGAGGCTAGGAGGATAGTGGCTATAAACATAGACGAGAACGCCCCCATTATAAGGCAGGCGGACTACTCCCTCATCGCCGACTACCGTGAGGTCATACCCGCCCTAATAGAGGAGCTTAGGCGTCTCAAGGAGGAGAGGAGCAGGTATCTCGAGGAACTACTGGGCCCTGAGGCCTTGAGGACTGCCCCCCAGGGAGGCGGTTCCTAG
- a CDS encoding FAD-dependent oxidoreductase, translating into MSSGIAEASYDVVVVGGGPGGLAAATVLARAGFKVLVLERGREPGAKSLFGGKVYAQPLRDVWPDLDKKAPIHRWVRVERFSLTSGDRVATIEYRLGRPVAFTTYLPELVKWMAGKAEEAGALVIDEVVVDDIVVKDGSVVGVRSGGDEVRAKVVVDAEGVNRMLLERLGLVDPPDPSRLALGVKEVIRLKPDEIEARFGLDKKEGLAWLIAGDITNWIPGGGFVYTMNDSVSVGIVLRVSSAVEAAEKGVIREHVSRMVERLRLHPYFKRFWTGGDIAEYGGRLAIEGGLGYMPRKLATNGLVVVGDAAGLLLNTGYTIRGVDFAAYSGKLAAETIIQALSKGDTSEATLRTYEEKLKASFVYKELVKHRGIEKVMRDPWFFKALPEIGVGVLARLFEADYEEPTIAEALLEAAREAGTPLPLAIAKLLGVAGEL; encoded by the coding sequence ATGTCTTCTGGGATTGCCGAGGCAAGCTATGATGTTGTCGTGGTGGGCGGCGGCCCTGGAGGGCTCGCCGCCGCCACAGTCCTGGCTAGGGCCGGGTTTAAGGTCCTCGTCCTCGAGAGGGGTAGGGAGCCGGGGGCGAAGAGCCTCTTCGGCGGGAAGGTTTATGCCCAGCCACTCAGGGACGTTTGGCCCGATCTAGACAAGAAGGCTCCGATACACAGGTGGGTTAGGGTCGAGAGGTTCAGCCTCACCTCGGGAGACCGGGTGGCGACTATAGAGTATAGGCTGGGCAGGCCTGTGGCTTTCACCACATACTTGCCCGAGCTCGTCAAGTGGATGGCTGGGAAGGCGGAGGAGGCCGGAGCCCTTGTTATTGATGAGGTCGTTGTTGACGACATAGTTGTCAAGGACGGCAGTGTTGTGGGAGTTAGGAGCGGCGGGGACGAGGTTAGGGCGAAAGTTGTTGTGGACGCGGAGGGAGTAAACAGGATGCTGCTTGAGAGGCTAGGCCTCGTAGACCCTCCGGACCCATCGCGGCTAGCTCTCGGCGTTAAAGAGGTTATAAGGCTGAAGCCAGACGAGATAGAGGCAAGGTTCGGCCTCGACAAGAAGGAGGGGCTGGCCTGGCTCATAGCCGGAGATATAACCAACTGGATCCCCGGCGGGGGCTTCGTGTACACTATGAACGACAGCGTCAGCGTCGGTATAGTTCTTAGGGTGTCATCAGCCGTTGAAGCTGCTGAGAAGGGGGTGATAAGAGAGCATGTTAGCCGTATGGTGGAGAGGCTGAGGCTCCACCCCTACTTCAAGAGGTTCTGGACGGGCGGGGACATTGCGGAGTACGGGGGGAGGCTTGCCATTGAAGGCGGCCTCGGCTACATGCCCCGAAAACTGGCGACCAACGGCCTGGTGGTAGTTGGCGACGCGGCAGGGCTACTACTAAATACAGGCTACACCATAAGAGGGGTCGACTTCGCGGCCTACAGCGGCAAGCTGGCGGCGGAAACGATAATACAAGCTTTGTCCAAGGGCGACACGAGCGAGGCCACCCTTAGGACCTATGAGGAGAAGCTGAAAGCAAGCTTCGTATACAAGGAGCTAGTTAAGCATAGGGGGATAGAGAAGGTTATGAGAGACCCTTGGTTCTTCAAGGCTCTACCCGAGATCGGCGTAGGAGTTCTGGCTCGCCTTTTCGAGGCGGACTACGAGGAGCCCACGATAGCCGAGGCCCTCCTGGAGGCCGCCCGAGAAGCAGGGACTCCACTCCCCCTGGCGATAGCGAAGCTGCTCGGCGTGGCAGGCGAGCTGTAG
- a CDS encoding pyridoxal-phosphate-dependent aminotransferase family protein encodes MARLLMIPGPTPVDPEVLLAMARPVISHTSPDFDEIHGETVSMLQKLFRTSGKVFLLPGSGSLGMEFAVRSVAGRGSRALVLKAGYFGGYFERILRSLGASVTVVESPVGRGFTGADVEEALDRAGDVDVVFVQHVETSTSVANPVREIAGVVKKNGARLVVDGIASVGGMDLRLDEWGVDVALTGSQKALSTPPGLAIVAFSSEYSVELEKREPSGIYFDFLSLSREMESTRNYHITPAVNLVFALNASLKRILGEGLENRFERHRVLARAFTRAMEALGLRLVAEEPFRAWTVTAVYLPQGIDWSRFYSVMRKRGVEVAGGLGGLKGKIFRVGHMGEVDANDLIATIAAIERSLVELGYREARLGQGLEAAQKELSSLGL; translated from the coding sequence ATGGCCAGGCTACTCATGATTCCAGGTCCTACACCCGTCGACCCAGAAGTGCTGCTTGCCATGGCCAGGCCGGTTATAAGCCACACCTCCCCCGATTTCGACGAGATCCACGGCGAAACAGTGTCTATGCTCCAAAAACTCTTCAGGACCTCCGGCAAGGTGTTTCTCCTCCCGGGCAGCGGCAGCCTAGGCATGGAGTTTGCCGTTAGGAGCGTTGCAGGGAGGGGGTCTAGGGCTCTGGTTTTGAAGGCAGGCTACTTTGGAGGGTATTTCGAGAGGATACTAAGATCCCTTGGAGCTTCCGTGACTGTCGTTGAATCTCCAGTGGGCAGGGGTTTCACGGGTGCTGATGTGGAGGAGGCTCTGGATAGGGCTGGGGATGTTGATGTTGTGTTTGTTCAGCACGTCGAGACGAGCACCTCGGTGGCTAACCCTGTGAGGGAGATAGCCGGGGTTGTGAAGAAGAATGGTGCAAGGCTTGTTGTGGACGGTATTGCCAGCGTGGGAGGCATGGACCTCAGGCTAGATGAGTGGGGTGTGGATGTGGCCCTGACGGGTAGCCAGAAAGCGCTTAGCACGCCGCCGGGGTTAGCTATAGTCGCTTTCAGCAGCGAATATTCGGTGGAGCTGGAGAAGAGGGAACCCAGTGGCATCTACTTCGACTTCCTCTCCCTCTCCCGGGAGATGGAGTCTACCAGGAACTACCATATAACGCCGGCGGTCAACCTCGTGTTCGCCCTGAACGCCAGTCTAAAGAGGATTTTGGGCGAGGGCTTGGAAAACAGGTTTGAGAGGCACCGTGTCCTGGCTAGAGCGTTTACCAGGGCAATGGAGGCTCTCGGTTTAAGGCTGGTGGCTGAGGAGCCTTTTAGAGCCTGGACGGTGACGGCGGTCTACCTGCCACAGGGTATTGATTGGTCCCGTTTCTACAGCGTGATGAGGAAGAGGGGTGTGGAGGTCGCCGGGGGTCTGGGCGGTTTGAAGGGTAAGATATTTAGGGTTGGCCACATGGGTGAGGTGGATGCTAACGATTTGATAGCGACGATAGCCGCTATAGAGCGTAGCCTGGTGGAGCTTGGCTATAGGGAGGCGAGGCTGGGCCAAGGGCTAGAGGCTGCTCAGAAGGAACTCTCTAGCCTAGGCCTCTAG
- a CDS encoding haloacid dehalogenase, whose amino-acid sequence MAGWVNPSFDREKLRSVIDSAERVLSERDKAREEAIRLARDVVRYSGWAVTAVHKGSLEEAEGHLARAEEAAGMLRSILEPYPDLMTAGFANNAFSEYVEARLFIDIITGRGLSSPDELRVPIVPYIQGLGDLVGELRRLSLELVRRGEFRKAWSLLDIMEAIYLELRSLDYPEALLPGVRHKADVARRLVDDTKAMLADLESRSQLEYRLKEVLKRLEA is encoded by the coding sequence GTGGCGGGCTGGGTTAACCCGTCGTTCGACAGGGAAAAGCTGAGGAGTGTTATTGATAGCGCTGAGAGGGTTTTGTCGGAGAGGGATAAGGCGAGGGAGGAGGCTATACGGCTGGCTAGGGATGTAGTTAGGTATTCCGGCTGGGCCGTGACTGCGGTGCATAAGGGGAGCCTAGAGGAGGCTGAGGGGCATCTTGCGAGGGCCGAGGAGGCCGCCGGTATGCTGAGGAGTATACTGGAGCCTTACCCCGACCTCATGACGGCGGGGTTCGCTAACAACGCTTTCAGCGAGTATGTGGAGGCAAGGCTTTTCATAGACATTATTACTGGTAGGGGGCTAAGCTCTCCAGATGAGTTGAGAGTACCCATTGTCCCCTATATCCAGGGGTTGGGCGATCTGGTAGGGGAGCTTAGGAGGCTATCCCTCGAGCTAGTGAGGAGGGGTGAGTTCAGGAAGGCTTGGTCCCTCCTCGACATTATGGAGGCAATCTATCTAGAGCTCCGGAGCCTTGACTACCCTGAGGCTCTGCTCCCGGGCGTGAGGCACAAAGCCGATGTTGCCAGGAGGCTTGTTGACGATACTAAGGCCATGCTTGCTGACCTAGAGTCAAGGTCGCAGCTCGAGTATAGGTTAAAAGAGGTTTTGAAAAGGCTAGAGGCCTAG
- a CDS encoding beta-ribofuranosylaminobenzene 5'-phosphate synthase family protein, protein MEGDDRMFSRVRVSAPSHVHAGNYDIEGSIGRLYGTVGLALGEPRLTLEASPSHSVEVEGGSRRREAEDLARLYLDKVGSRGCRLEGVKIRIYEEIPAHVGLGSTTALALSIGSSIYRICGLEPLDLRELAVTAGRSLVSALGLYSFEQGGLIVDGGFVRGERRPPPLVFRAHVPGSVKVVVALPERPIAKILDIKRREDELLARMPPMDPSMAGWASRVVLLGIMANAAEGRWGEAARWMGEFNRRLGEYWAGEQGGIYCCSEVEEIVRAMVDAGAWSGLQSSWGPTVYGLTPARRAASVLEAARRAVERVGGGKVWVTSVDNVGAVISSF, encoded by the coding sequence TTGGAGGGGGATGATAGGATGTTCAGCAGGGTTAGGGTATCTGCCCCAAGCCACGTCCACGCGGGTAACTATGATATAGAAGGCTCTATAGGCAGGCTCTACGGGACCGTAGGCCTTGCCCTGGGGGAGCCTAGGCTAACCCTGGAGGCATCCCCGAGTCATAGTGTTGAAGTCGAAGGGGGCAGTAGGAGGAGGGAGGCGGAGGACCTCGCTAGGCTATACCTGGATAAGGTGGGATCTAGGGGCTGCAGGCTTGAGGGAGTAAAGATCAGGATCTACGAGGAGATCCCTGCGCACGTAGGCCTTGGTTCGACCACGGCCTTAGCCCTCTCGATCGGATCCTCCATCTACAGGATCTGCGGGCTGGAGCCGTTGGACTTGAGGGAGCTGGCGGTAACTGCTGGTAGGAGCCTTGTGTCTGCCCTTGGCCTCTACAGCTTCGAGCAGGGGGGCTTAATAGTTGACGGGGGGTTTGTCAGGGGGGAACGCAGGCCCCCGCCTCTCGTATTCAGGGCTCACGTCCCAGGCTCTGTAAAGGTGGTTGTCGCACTTCCGGAGAGGCCTATCGCTAAAATACTGGACATCAAGAGGAGGGAGGACGAACTCCTCGCCCGCATGCCGCCCATGGACCCTTCTATGGCGGGTTGGGCGTCGAGGGTTGTTCTACTGGGTATAATGGCTAACGCGGCTGAGGGAAGGTGGGGGGAGGCTGCGAGGTGGATGGGCGAGTTCAATAGGAGGCTCGGCGAGTACTGGGCGGGGGAGCAGGGGGGTATCTACTGCTGCAGCGAGGTAGAAGAGATAGTCAGGGCCATGGTTGATGCAGGGGCGTGGAGCGGCTTGCAGAGCAGCTGGGGCCCCACCGTCTACGGCTTAACTCCCGCGAGGAGGGCTGCCAGCGTTCTAGAGGCCGCTAGGAGGGCTGTTGAGAGGGTCGGCGGGGGCAAGGTATGGGTTACTAGCGTTGACAACGTGGGGGCCGTGATAAGTAGTTTCTAA